Proteins encoded together in one Formosa sp. Hel3_A1_48 window:
- the ahcY gene encoding adenosylhomocysteinase has translation MSVKTLPYVPYKVKDMSLAEWGRKEIELAEAEMPGLMSLREEYKDSQPLKGARIAGCLHMTIQTAVLIETLVALGAEVTWSSCNIFSTQDQAAAAIAAAGIPVYAWKGMNEEEFDWCIEQTLFFGDDRKPLNMILDDGGDLTNLVFDHYPELTAGINGLSEETTTGVHRLYERMNNGTLAMPAINVNDSVTKSKFDNKYGCKESAVDAVRRATDTMLAGKRVVVCGYGDVGKGTAASFRGAGSIVTITEIDPICALQAAMDGFEVKKLETVLPVADVVVTATGNKDIVQSQHFEAMKDKTIVCNIGHFDNEIDMAWLNENFGYTKDEIKAQVDKYTVNGNDIIVLAEGRLVNLGCATGHPSFVMSNSFTNQVLAQIELWNNKDAYENKVYMLPKHLDEKVAKLHLEKIGVELTELRKDQASYIGVKQEGPFKPEYYRY, from the coding sequence ATGAGCGTCAAAACCCTCCCTTATGTACCCTATAAAGTAAAAGACATGTCTCTAGCGGAATGGGGGCGAAAAGAAATTGAACTTGCAGAAGCAGAAATGCCTGGGCTGATGAGTCTTCGTGAAGAATACAAAGACAGTCAACCCCTAAAAGGGGCCCGAATTGCTGGATGTCTTCACATGACAATTCAAACAGCAGTACTTATTGAAACTCTTGTTGCCCTTGGTGCTGAGGTAACATGGAGTTCCTGTAATATTTTTTCAACACAAGACCAAGCAGCAGCAGCTATTGCTGCGGCAGGAATTCCTGTTTATGCCTGGAAAGGAATGAACGAAGAAGAATTTGATTGGTGTATTGAGCAAACTTTATTTTTTGGCGATGATCGAAAGCCACTGAACATGATTTTGGATGATGGAGGAGATCTTACTAATCTTGTTTTTGATCATTATCCAGAACTTACTGCTGGAATCAATGGGCTAAGTGAAGAAACAACAACTGGGGTTCACCGCTTGTACGAACGAATGAACAACGGTACATTAGCCATGCCAGCAATAAATGTAAATGACTCCGTAACCAAAAGTAAATTTGATAATAAATACGGATGTAAAGAAAGTGCCGTTGATGCTGTACGCAGAGCTACCGACACCATGCTAGCTGGAAAACGTGTTGTTGTATGTGGTTATGGTGATGTAGGGAAAGGCACTGCAGCCTCGTTTAGAGGTGCAGGAAGCATCGTGACCATTACAGAAATTGATCCAATATGTGCACTTCAAGCAGCTATGGATGGCTTCGAAGTTAAAAAATTAGAAACTGTTTTACCTGTAGCTGATGTAGTTGTGACTGCTACTGGAAATAAAGACATCGTACAAAGTCAGCATTTTGAAGCCATGAAAGACAAAACCATTGTTTGCAACATTGGACACTTTGATAATGAAATTGATATGGCTTGGCTCAATGAAAATTTTGGATATACCAAAGACGAAATCAAAGCACAAGTAGATAAGTATACGGTCAATGGTAATGACATTATCGTATTGGCCGAAGGCCGACTGGTGAATCTTGGATGTGCGACAGGACACCCAAGCTTTGTAATGAGCAACTCCTTTACAAATCAAGTCTTAGCACAAATAGAATTGTGGAACAACAAAGATGCTTACGAAAACAAAGTATATATGTTGCCTAAACATTTGGATGAGAAAGTAGCCAAATTACATTTAGAAAAAATTGGCGTAGAGCTTACAGAGCTCCGAAAAGATCAAGCCAGCTATATTGGGGTAAAGCAAGAAGGTCCTTTTAAACCTGAGTATTACCGCTATTAA
- a CDS encoding GNAT family N-acetyltransferase, whose amino-acid sequence MNLLRAKKKDLKGIMDIIKDAQELLANQNIDQWQNGYPNESIISNDIDNNESYLLKSHDQSPIATAMFSTKNEPTYSKIEGSWSDPDQTIYGVIHRMAVAKNHRGKGFAKFIFKKCEQMLYEHKIPSMRIDTHEENLGMQELLKTMGYAYCGIIYLENSDKRLAYEKLLYKAH is encoded by the coding sequence ATGAACCTTTTACGAGCAAAAAAGAAAGATTTAAAAGGGATTATGGACATCATCAAAGATGCGCAGGAGCTGTTGGCAAACCAAAACATTGATCAATGGCAAAATGGATATCCGAATGAATCTATCATTAGCAATGATATAGACAACAATGAAAGCTACCTACTGAAATCCCACGATCAATCGCCTATTGCAACCGCTATGTTTTCTACTAAAAATGAGCCGACTTATTCAAAAATAGAAGGCAGCTGGTCAGATCCAGATCAAACAATATACGGTGTGATTCACCGAATGGCAGTTGCAAAAAACCACAGGGGAAAAGGATTCGCTAAGTTCATTTTTAAGAAATGTGAGCAGATGCTTTATGAACATAAAATTCCTTCCATGCGTATCGATACACACGAAGAGAATTTAGGAATGCAAGAACTACTCAAAACTATGGGTTATGCGTACTGCGGAATTATTTATCTAGAAAATAGTGACAAGCGCTTGGCTTATGAAAAACTATTATATAAGGCACATTAG
- the rpmA gene encoding 50S ribosomal protein L27: MAHKKGVGSSKNGRESESKRLGVKIFGGQAAVAGNIIVRQRGTAHNPGENVYAGKDHTLHAKIDGVVKFEKKKNNKSYVSVVPFEA; the protein is encoded by the coding sequence ATGGCACATAAAAAAGGAGTCGGAAGTTCGAAAAACGGTAGAGAATCAGAATCGAAACGCTTAGGCGTCAAAATTTTTGGTGGGCAAGCTGCTGTTGCAGGTAACATCATTGTTAGACAAAGAGGTACTGCACATAACCCAGGTGAAAATGTTTACGCTGGAAAAGACCACACCTTACACGCTAAAATTGATGGCGTTGTTAAGTTTGAGAAAAAGAAGAACAACAAATCTTATGTTTCTGTTGTTCCTTTTGAGGCATAG
- the rplU gene encoding 50S ribosomal protein L21, whose amino-acid sequence MYAIVEIAGQQFKVEKDQKVFVHRLQTEEGKKVAFDNVLLLADGDKVTVGAPAIDGAQVGAKVLKHLKGDKVVVFKKKRRKGYRVKNGHRQALTEIQIDNITATGAKKAAPAKKVQKPAAKVEAPAPKAKKAAPKAEAPVQDFSKMTVAQLKELAKAKGITGISAMKKADLISALS is encoded by the coding sequence ATGTACGCAATTGTAGAAATAGCAGGGCAACAATTTAAAGTTGAAAAAGACCAAAAAGTCTTTGTCCACCGTTTGCAAACAGAAGAAGGAAAAAAGGTCGCTTTTGACAATGTACTTCTCTTGGCTGACGGCGACAAGGTCACAGTAGGCGCCCCCGCTATAGACGGTGCTCAAGTAGGAGCAAAAGTCTTAAAGCACCTGAAAGGTGATAAAGTAGTCGTATTCAAAAAGAAACGACGCAAGGGATATAGAGTGAAGAATGGTCATCGCCAAGCTTTAACAGAGATCCAAATTGATAATATTACAGCAACAGGCGCTAAAAAAGCTGCCCCTGCTAAAAAAGTACAAAAACCAGCTGCCAAAGTTGAAGCGCCAGCGCCTAAGGCCAAAAAAGCTGCTCCAAAAGCAGAAGCTCCAGTGCAAGACTTTAGCAAAATGACAGTTGCACAACTTAAGGAACTAGCGAAAGCGAAAGGTATAACAGGAATTTCTGCCATGAAAAAAGCAGATTTAATCTCAGCCCTTAGCTAA
- a CDS encoding M16 family metallopeptidase, with protein MKTYLCVFSCLLGSVFAVSAQEVKFEEYDLDNGMHVILHQDNTAPVVTTSVMYHVGAKDENPERTGFAHFFEHLLFEGTVNIPKGEWFTIVTSNGGSNNANTTDDRTYYYEVFPSNNVELGIWMESERLLHPVINQEGVDTQNEVVKEEKRLRVDNSPYGKFLENVKLHMFKKHPYKGTTIGKMEHLDAATLEEFQAFNKKYYVPNNATLVIAGDIDVPAVKKMIEDYFGPIPRGEDIVRDFPKEDPITEPIRAKAYDANIQIPAIMAAYRTSSFKDRDSYVLDMVSTYLSDGKTSKLYKKLVDDKKIALQAGAINLSQEDYGMYILFGLPLGDTSLDTLVEEMDEEIEKLKSELISERDYQKIQNKFENDFVSSNSSVEGIANSLARYHMLYGDTNLINNQIDIYRSITREEIKAVANKYLNADQRLLLEYLPESAQE; from the coding sequence ATGAAAACTTATCTATGTGTTTTTTCTTGTTTGCTGGGTTCGGTTTTTGCTGTTTCGGCTCAAGAAGTAAAGTTTGAGGAATACGATTTAGATAACGGCATGCACGTTATTCTTCATCAAGACAATACTGCACCAGTAGTAACTACCTCGGTTATGTACCATGTTGGCGCCAAAGATGAAAACCCAGAGCGAACTGGATTTGCACACTTTTTCGAGCATCTTCTTTTTGAAGGAACTGTAAACATCCCTAAAGGAGAATGGTTTACTATAGTAACTTCTAACGGTGGGAGTAATAATGCAAATACAACAGATGACCGGACTTACTACTATGAAGTTTTTCCTTCAAACAACGTAGAGTTGGGCATCTGGATGGAATCTGAGCGCCTACTACACCCTGTAATCAATCAAGAAGGTGTTGATACTCAAAATGAAGTAGTAAAGGAAGAAAAAAGATTGAGAGTTGATAACAGTCCTTACGGAAAATTTCTAGAAAATGTAAAATTACACATGTTCAAAAAGCACCCGTACAAAGGAACAACCATTGGGAAAATGGAGCACCTGGATGCGGCAACCCTAGAAGAATTCCAAGCATTCAATAAAAAATACTATGTCCCTAATAATGCAACTTTAGTAATTGCTGGTGATATAGATGTACCTGCAGTTAAAAAAATGATTGAAGATTATTTTGGCCCAATTCCGCGCGGAGAAGATATTGTAAGAGATTTTCCAAAAGAAGATCCTATTACAGAACCAATCCGTGCAAAAGCTTATGATGCAAACATTCAAATACCAGCCATCATGGCCGCTTACAGAACCTCATCCTTTAAGGATAGAGACTCATACGTTTTAGATATGGTTTCAACTTACTTAAGTGACGGAAAGACCTCTAAGCTCTACAAAAAACTTGTGGACGATAAGAAAATTGCACTCCAAGCAGGAGCCATCAACTTGAGTCAGGAAGACTACGGAATGTACATCCTTTTTGGGTTACCACTAGGCGATACTTCTCTAGATACTTTGGTTGAAGAAATGGACGAAGAAATTGAAAAATTAAAATCTGAGCTCATTTCTGAAAGAGATTACCAAAAAATCCAAAATAAATTTGAAAATGACTTTGTAAGTTCAAACTCGAGTGTTGAGGGTATAGCCAATTCTTTAGCGCGTTACCACATGTTGTATGGAGACACCAACCTCATCAATAACCAAATTGATATATACAGATCCATAACGCGCGAAGAAATAAAAGCAGTTGCTAATAAGTATTTAAACGCAGATCAACGTCTGCTTTTGGAGTATTTACCAGAGTCTGCACAAGAATAA
- a CDS encoding M16 family metallopeptidase, which yields MKTKFYTILAFLFVTVSLTAQIDRSQQPKPGPAPKISLEKPTEYELKNGLKILIVENHKLPRVSYNLTIDRDPIIEGDKAGVTSLLGSMLGNGTTNISKDDFNEEVDFLGARLSFGFSGGFASSLTKYSDRILQLLADAAMNPLLTEEEFGKEKDKLLEGLKSEAKSVDAVAGRVGRALSYGAEHPYGEFVTEETVNGVSFDDVQSYYKKYFGPNDAYLVVIGDVNTKEVYKRIKKYFGKWKKTAEINSNVPEANANVEALEINFIDMPNAVQSNISITSNVKLKMSDPDYHAVLIANKIFGGGFNSYLNMNLREANGWTYGARSSVGTDKYISRFSAGAAVRNAVTDSAMVETIKEIKRFQSEPVEASALANAKAKYVGDFVLALERPSTIAQYAISTKINELPEDFYATYLEKINAVSIEDVQRVANKYFTVDNARFIIVGKGSEVVANLEKLNIPINYFDKYANPVDKPEFSKPIPDGVTALTVMSSYVEAVGGKEAIEAVSTLLFNADVTIEGAPFKPTAVIKSMAPNKSSMEMSIAGMGTIMKQKFDGTTGYAEQQGMKQPMTEEQIADQASQKGLFPEAHYTAEDIELISLSDLDGTDVYKIKVNGDKESFRYYDATSGLLIREEKTEEAQGQTITSIEDISDYRAVNGVLIPFGRKISTGPQVISINASEVQVNSGVTEEDFK from the coding sequence ATGAAAACTAAATTTTATACAATTCTGGCCTTTTTATTTGTGACAGTAAGTCTTACAGCACAAATAGATCGTAGTCAACAACCTAAACCAGGTCCAGCACCAAAAATTTCGCTGGAAAAGCCAACGGAATATGAACTGAAAAACGGGCTAAAGATACTTATTGTTGAAAACCACAAGCTCCCACGTGTTTCTTACAATCTTACGATTGATAGAGATCCAATCATTGAAGGTGACAAAGCTGGTGTAACCTCTTTGTTGGGATCTATGCTAGGTAATGGAACCACAAACATTTCAAAAGACGACTTCAACGAAGAAGTTGATTTCTTAGGTGCTCGCTTAAGCTTTGGGTTCAGTGGTGGTTTCGCAAGTTCACTCACGAAATACAGTGATCGAATTTTACAATTATTAGCAGATGCTGCAATGAATCCGCTTTTGACAGAGGAAGAATTTGGCAAAGAAAAAGATAAACTCTTAGAAGGGTTGAAGTCTGAAGCAAAAAGTGTTGATGCCGTTGCAGGTCGTGTTGGAAGAGCACTATCTTATGGAGCTGAACACCCTTATGGTGAATTTGTTACAGAGGAGACCGTAAACGGTGTCAGTTTTGATGACGTCCAATCGTACTATAAGAAGTATTTTGGACCAAACGACGCCTACCTAGTTGTTATTGGCGATGTCAATACTAAAGAGGTGTACAAGCGCATCAAAAAATACTTTGGCAAATGGAAAAAAACAGCAGAAATCAATTCTAATGTCCCTGAAGCCAATGCCAATGTAGAGGCTTTGGAAATTAACTTCATAGATATGCCCAACGCAGTACAGTCGAACATCTCTATCACTAGCAATGTAAAACTTAAAATGAGTGATCCTGATTATCATGCAGTACTTATTGCCAACAAAATTTTTGGTGGGGGTTTTAACAGCTATTTAAATATGAATTTGCGCGAAGCAAACGGCTGGACTTATGGTGCGCGGTCGTCTGTTGGAACCGACAAGTATATTTCTAGATTTTCTGCTGGTGCCGCAGTTAGAAACGCCGTAACTGACAGTGCAATGGTCGAAACCATCAAAGAAATTAAACGATTCCAATCAGAACCCGTTGAAGCTTCTGCATTAGCGAATGCAAAAGCAAAATATGTAGGTGATTTCGTGTTGGCTTTAGAACGCCCAAGCACTATTGCTCAATATGCCATTAGCACAAAAATCAATGAATTACCAGAAGACTTTTATGCGACTTACCTAGAGAAAATCAACGCTGTTTCTATTGAAGATGTACAGCGTGTGGCCAACAAATATTTTACGGTCGATAATGCCCGTTTTATTATTGTTGGTAAAGGAAGTGAAGTGGTTGCAAATCTTGAAAAGCTAAACATTCCTATCAACTATTTTGATAAATATGCCAATCCAGTAGACAAGCCAGAGTTTTCGAAGCCAATTCCTGATGGTGTGACTGCTTTAACAGTCATGAGCAGCTATGTAGAGGCCGTTGGAGGAAAAGAAGCCATTGAAGCCGTTAGCACATTACTTTTCAATGCTGACGTCACCATTGAAGGTGCACCTTTCAAGCCCACTGCTGTTATTAAAAGCATGGCACCAAACAAATCTTCTATGGAAATGAGTATTGCTGGAATGGGCACCATCATGAAACAAAAATTTGATGGAACTACTGGTTATGCTGAACAACAAGGCATGAAACAGCCGATGACTGAGGAGCAAATTGCAGATCAAGCCAGTCAAAAAGGATTATTCCCTGAGGCACACTATACTGCCGAAGACATTGAATTGATAAGTTTAAGTGATTTGGACGGTACAGATGTATACAAAATCAAGGTGAACGGTGATAAAGAATCGTTCCGTTATTATGATGCAACATCTGGGCTACTCATAAGAGAAGAAAAGACTGAAGAAGCACAAGGACAAACGATAACTTCCATCGAAGATATTTCGGATTATAGAGCAGTCAATGGGGTATTGATTCCTTTTGGACGAAAAATCTCTACAGGACCACAAGTCATCAGTATTAACGCTAGTGAAGTACAAGTGAATTCTGGTGTAACCGAAGAAGATTTTAAATAA
- a CDS encoding DMT family transporter, whose product MYAANVNIIKKHLQNVRPLSIATANFVVILFPAILVLLFSEGLSATALGNDTFLPALGCVVLLSLFGTAMAKVMFNRLIQISTPVFASSVTYLMPIVALFWGVLDGEVFDLFQGFAALLILVGVYLANKKSIKKDRI is encoded by the coding sequence ATGTATGCCGCCAATGTAAATATCATTAAAAAGCATTTACAAAATGTTCGCCCACTGTCCATAGCAACAGCCAATTTTGTTGTTATTCTTTTTCCTGCAATCCTTGTGCTTTTATTCTCCGAAGGCTTAAGCGCTACAGCATTGGGAAATGACACTTTTTTACCTGCGCTTGGCTGCGTGGTTTTACTGTCTCTTTTTGGCACTGCTATGGCCAAAGTGATGTTCAATAGATTAATTCAGATTTCGACCCCAGTTTTTGCCTCTTCGGTTACTTATTTGATGCCTATTGTCGCTCTTTTTTGGGGTGTATTAGACGGCGAAGTTTTTGATCTATTTCAAGGTTTTGCAGCGCTGTTGATTTTGGTTGGCGTCTATTTGGCAAATAAAAAGTCAATAAAAAAAGACCGCATATAG
- a CDS encoding heavy-metal-associated domain-containing protein, which produces MKTLNSILTLLLLICFVYSCKNKTEVITKTVENGKTEAVRVDQKQMKNANDLENFTAAKFTIKGMTCEIGCAKSIEKKLAKMDGMYKAKVDFEMELATVEFDTKKISTEDLISTVKSVSDSYSTQDVIIIK; this is translated from the coding sequence ATGAAAACTCTAAACTCAATTTTGACACTATTGCTATTAATCTGTTTTGTGTATTCCTGTAAAAATAAAACTGAGGTTATTACAAAAACAGTAGAAAATGGCAAAACTGAAGCCGTGAGGGTTGACCAAAAGCAGATGAAAAATGCTAATGATTTAGAAAATTTTACCGCAGCAAAATTTACTATAAAGGGGATGACTTGTGAAATAGGTTGTGCGAAATCTATTGAAAAAAAATTAGCCAAAATGGATGGCATGTACAAGGCTAAAGTGGATTTTGAGATGGAATTAGCCACTGTTGAGTTCGATACAAAAAAAATAAGCACCGAAGACCTAATTTCAACTGTCAAGTCGGTAAGTGATAGTTATTCTACACAAGACGTGATCATTATAAAATAA
- a CDS encoding aminopeptidase P family protein: protein MKYLQIDAQLFIKNRKKFAAKMAPNSIAVFNSNDIFSTGADSTLPFQQHRNIFYLSGVDQEESILVLCPSAANKAHREILFLKETNDHIAIWEGAKLNKKQATQTSGVQSIYWLDEFEGIFEQLMAEVKTLYFNNNNHYRQAVEMETREDRFIKRAKEKFPNHKVDLSFPIIEALRGVKEFEEIELIQKACDITEKGFRRVLGFVKPGVMEFEIEAEYAHEFLKNRSKGFAYTPIIGSGFNACVLHYIQNNQQCMAGDMLLMDVGAEYANYSSDMTRTIPVSGHFTARQKAVYQAVLNVKNEATKMLVPGTIWEEYHREVGKIMTSELLGLGLIDKSDVQNEDPKWPAYKKYFMHGTSHHLGLDTHDFGALKTPMVPNMVFTVEPGIYIQKESMGIRLEDDVVIQSKGAPINLMKNIPIEIEEIETLMNT from the coding sequence ATGAAATACCTGCAAATTGACGCTCAATTATTCATTAAGAACAGGAAGAAATTTGCTGCTAAAATGGCCCCCAATTCCATAGCGGTTTTTAATTCTAACGATATTTTTTCAACTGGGGCTGACAGTACACTTCCTTTTCAGCAACACCGTAATATTTTTTATTTGAGTGGAGTCGATCAAGAGGAGAGTATTCTTGTTTTGTGTCCTAGTGCAGCAAATAAAGCCCATCGGGAGATTTTATTTTTAAAAGAAACCAATGATCATATTGCCATTTGGGAGGGTGCAAAGCTCAACAAAAAACAAGCTACACAGACTTCTGGCGTACAATCGATTTATTGGTTGGATGAATTTGAGGGTATTTTTGAACAACTTATGGCTGAGGTTAAAACTTTGTATTTTAATAATAATAACCACTATCGTCAAGCAGTGGAAATGGAGACTCGAGAGGATCGCTTCATTAAGCGAGCAAAGGAAAAATTTCCAAACCACAAAGTGGACCTCAGTTTTCCAATAATTGAGGCTCTTCGCGGGGTAAAGGAATTTGAAGAAATTGAATTGATTCAAAAGGCCTGTGACATTACTGAAAAGGGCTTTAGAAGGGTGCTCGGGTTTGTCAAACCCGGCGTTATGGAGTTTGAAATTGAAGCCGAATATGCGCATGAATTTCTTAAAAACAGATCTAAGGGCTTTGCGTATACTCCTATCATAGGGTCAGGGTTTAATGCTTGTGTTTTACATTACATTCAAAATAATCAGCAGTGTATGGCTGGGGATATGTTGCTTATGGATGTAGGTGCAGAATATGCAAATTATTCCAGCGATATGACGCGAACTATCCCGGTTAGTGGTCATTTTACGGCACGTCAAAAAGCGGTTTATCAAGCAGTTTTAAATGTGAAAAACGAAGCCACAAAAATGCTTGTACCTGGGACGATATGGGAAGAATACCATAGAGAAGTTGGTAAAATTATGACCTCTGAGCTTTTGGGTTTAGGGCTTATCGATAAATCTGATGTTCAAAATGAAGACCCAAAATGGCCTGCCTACAAAAAATATTTTATGCATGGCACTTCGCATCATTTAGGTTTGGATACGCATGATTTTGGTGCACTAAAAACACCAATGGTTCCCAATATGGTATTCACGGTAGAGCCAGGCATATATATTCAGAAAGAAAGCATGGGTATTAGATTAGAAGACGATGTGGTAATTCAGTCCAAGGGTGCCCCAATCAATCTAATGAAAAATATCCCGATTGAAATAGAAGAAATTGAAACGCTAATGAATACCTAA
- a CDS encoding succinate dehydrogenase cytochrome b subunit: MSGFLKSSIGRKIAMALSAFFLMVFILQHFAINILSVFNPDLFNEASHFMGNNPLVQFVLQPVLIFGVVFHFVMGFVLEFKNKASRNVSYAVNNGNANSTWMSRNMIYSGGFILIFLVIHFIDFWIPEINTKYVLGDSSGLLADGSDYRYFEELQHKFIPLWRVLLYCAGFVFLSLHLLHGFSSAFQSVGANNKYTQALKGFGKAYAVLIPLGFIVIALFHFFNNSH; this comes from the coding sequence ATGAGTGGATTTTTAAAGTCTTCAATTGGGCGAAAAATAGCCATGGCGCTTTCAGCTTTTTTCCTTATGGTGTTTATTTTACAACACTTCGCAATTAACATTTTATCTGTTTTTAACCCAGATCTCTTTAACGAAGCTTCACATTTTATGGGGAACAACCCTTTGGTGCAATTTGTATTACAGCCGGTCCTAATTTTCGGCGTTGTTTTTCATTTTGTGATGGGGTTTGTTTTAGAGTTTAAAAATAAAGCTTCGCGAAATGTTAGTTATGCCGTAAACAACGGGAATGCCAATTCAACTTGGATGAGCCGTAACATGATTTATAGCGGAGGGTTTATTCTAATTTTCCTCGTGATTCATTTTATAGATTTTTGGATTCCAGAAATCAACACAAAATATGTGTTGGGAGATTCTTCTGGTCTTTTAGCCGATGGCAGCGACTACCGCTATTTTGAAGAACTACAACACAAGTTTATCCCTCTTTGGCGAGTGCTTTTATATTGTGCTGGTTTTGTGTTTTTATCGCTCCACCTTTTGCATGGGTTCAGTTCTGCCTTTCAATCTGTTGGGGCAAACAACAAATATACTCAAGCACTGAAAGGATTCGGAAAAGCATATGCGGTACTCATTCCTCTTGGCTTTATAGTAATTGCTTTGTTCCACTTTTTTAATAATTCGCACTAA